One Bacteroidia bacterium DNA window includes the following coding sequences:
- the crtI gene encoding phytoene desaturase, which yields MKAIIIGSGLAGLACAIRLRKAGWDVDVYESQATPGGKLQTKWIGDYRFDLGPSVLTKPEFIQQLFELCGENADIHFRVKKPEKIFQYFFEDGTILQTYNDRYKTAESLSKSLGIDKNQLLAYLQRSEDIARITSPVFLERSLHQLKNYFNKETTYGILHFGKIKAFQSLNQYHLSSFQNPKLVQLFNQYASYNGSNPYVAPGTLSVIPHFELNEGMYIPENGIHAIVDSLYNLALRQGVKFHFNKKVSEIFVHERKAKGIRISEGKVLGDAIISNADAWNTWKHLLPKEKFPSNIQKHQRSSSMVVFYWGVNRNFPELNLHNMFFSGNSQEEYRHIFDLGQVYNDPSVYVNITSKEIKGDAPEGKENWFVMTTVPHLNGQDWDELLKNIRRNVLSKLNRMLKTDLEPLIEVEEHLEPRIIESRYNSAFGSVYGYSSNSIWSAFLRQANFEKSIKGLYFCGGSAHPGAGMPLCLLSGKIAAELVQEKSG from the coding sequence TTGAAAGCAATCATCATTGGTAGTGGTTTAGCAGGATTGGCCTGTGCCATTCGTTTACGAAAGGCCGGTTGGGATGTAGATGTTTATGAATCTCAAGCTACCCCGGGGGGTAAATTACAAACCAAATGGATTGGCGATTACCGTTTTGACCTAGGTCCTTCGGTTTTAACTAAACCGGAATTCATCCAACAGCTCTTTGAACTGTGTGGAGAAAATGCCGATATTCATTTTCGAGTTAAGAAACCTGAAAAAATATTTCAGTACTTTTTTGAAGATGGCACCATTCTTCAAACCTATAACGATCGCTATAAAACTGCCGAATCACTTTCCAAAAGTCTTGGAATTGATAAAAACCAACTGCTTGCTTACCTTCAACGCTCTGAAGATATTGCCAGGATAACATCGCCGGTTTTTTTAGAGCGTAGTTTACACCAATTAAAAAACTATTTCAACAAGGAAACCACCTACGGAATTTTACATTTTGGAAAAATTAAAGCCTTTCAAAGCTTAAACCAGTATCATCTTTCCTCCTTTCAAAACCCCAAACTGGTTCAACTTTTCAACCAATATGCCAGTTACAATGGTTCCAACCCTTACGTAGCACCCGGAACATTAAGTGTTATTCCTCATTTCGAATTAAACGAAGGAATGTATATTCCAGAAAATGGTATTCATGCAATTGTGGATAGTTTGTATAATTTGGCATTAAGACAAGGTGTAAAATTTCATTTCAATAAAAAGGTAAGCGAAATTTTTGTTCATGAACGTAAGGCCAAAGGCATTCGAATTTCTGAAGGAAAGGTACTTGGTGATGCTATTATTTCAAATGCAGATGCCTGGAATACATGGAAACACTTACTACCAAAAGAGAAATTCCCCTCCAATATTCAAAAACATCAACGGTCATCGTCTATGGTGGTTTTTTACTGGGGAGTAAATCGCAATTTTCCGGAACTAAATTTACACAACATGTTTTTTAGTGGCAATAGTCAAGAAGAATACCGACATATTTTTGATTTAGGTCAGGTGTATAACGACCCCTCCGTTTATGTCAATATTACCAGCAAAGAGATTAAAGGAGATGCACCGGAGGGTAAAGAAAATTGGTTTGTTATGACTACTGTTCCGCATTTGAATGGACAAGATTGGGATGAATTGCTAAAGAACATCCGTCGAAATGTACTTTCCAAGTTAAACCGCATGCTTAAAACAGACCTGGAACCTTTGATAGAAGTTGAAGAACATCTTGAACCAAGAATAATAGAAAGCAGATACAATTCAGCATTTGGCAGTGTTTATGGTTACAGCAGCAATAGTATATGGTCGGCATTTTTAAGACAAGCAAATTTTGAAAAAAGCATAAAAGGTTTGTACTTTTGTGGAGGCAGTGCTCATCCGGGCGCAGGTATGCCCTTGTGTTTGCTGTCCGGAAAAATTGCGGCCGAATTGGTTCAAGAAAAATCCGGATGA
- a CDS encoding amidohydrolase family protein — MVRRFSSDFIFDGSVMHENAVLTVTSEGEIVSISENTGHVDQVDFFPGILCPGFINAHCHLELSHLKSKVTAGKGLAQFVKELVPKRLGPGSEIDAAIKAAESEMIKNGIVGVGDICNSEATFPTKAVSSIRYHSFMEIFSPDPNKASAMLDHGKTLERRMKQMYPRAQVSVTPHAPYSVSDKLYALLSEYCYTSEFPISIHNQETPSEDDFFMSGTGEMFELMKAFYPGMVNFIPTGFRSLPSHVVKLPKCNPVLLVHNTNTTADDISRAMLYTNQLWFCLCPKANLFIENRLPDMEVFMGFSNKVVIGTDSLASNDGLNVLEELKTIKLNFPQINTEELLKWGIFNGAELFGWKDLGRFVPGAIPGVNWLKNVENGELTSNTKVEVLL, encoded by the coding sequence TTGGTAAGGCGTTTTAGTTCCGATTTCATTTTTGATGGATCGGTTATGCATGAAAATGCGGTTTTGACGGTTACATCGGAAGGAGAGATTGTTTCCATTTCGGAAAATACCGGCCATGTGGATCAGGTTGACTTTTTTCCCGGAATTCTTTGTCCGGGTTTTATAAATGCGCATTGTCATTTGGAATTGAGTCATCTAAAATCAAAAGTTACCGCTGGAAAGGGTTTGGCTCAATTTGTAAAGGAATTAGTACCTAAGCGCCTGGGTCCTGGTTCTGAAATTGATGCAGCTATTAAAGCCGCCGAATCAGAAATGATAAAAAATGGTATTGTAGGGGTTGGGGATATTTGCAATAGCGAAGCCACTTTTCCAACAAAAGCAGTGAGTTCGATTCGATATCATTCTTTTATGGAAATTTTTAGCCCTGATCCAAACAAGGCAAGCGCTATGCTAGATCATGGTAAAACTTTGGAACGTAGGATGAAGCAAATGTATCCAAGAGCCCAGGTTTCGGTAACTCCACATGCTCCATATTCGGTTTCGGATAAGTTGTATGCTTTATTGTCAGAGTATTGTTATACTTCAGAATTTCCAATATCAATTCATAACCAGGAGACTCCAAGTGAAGATGATTTTTTTATGAGTGGTACAGGTGAGATGTTTGAATTAATGAAGGCTTTTTATCCAGGAATGGTTAATTTTATTCCAACCGGCTTCCGTTCTCTACCTTCTCATGTGGTAAAATTGCCGAAATGCAACCCGGTATTACTTGTACACAACACGAATACCACAGCTGATGACATTAGTAGAGCTATGCTTTACACTAATCAACTTTGGTTTTGCCTGTGTCCAAAAGCAAATTTGTTCATTGAGAACAGGCTGCCCGATATGGAGGTTTTTATGGGTTTTTCGAACAAGGTGGTTATAGGTACAGACAGTTTAGCATCGAATGATGGACTAAATGTTTTAGAGGAATTAAAGACAATAAAGCTCAATTTTCCACAGATTAATACAGAGGAATTGCTAAAATGGGGCATTTTTAATGGCGCAGAATTATTTGGTTGGAAGGATTTAGGAAGGTTTGTTCCGGGTGCAATTCCGGGAGTAAATTGGTTGAAGAATGTAGAAAATGGTGAATTAACGTCAAACACAAAAGTGGAAGTGCTACTTTAG
- a CDS encoding nucleoside deaminase, with translation MIEYDDTYFMRQALKEAEKAFALDEIPIGAIVVCNGTIIARSHNLTERLNDVTAHAEMQAITAAADYMGGKYLPECTMYVTVEPCVMCAGALTWSQIGRIVYGASDNRKGYTHLQNFSLHPKTEVSKGILENECGKLMKDFFKKKRS, from the coding sequence ATGATTGAATACGACGACACTTATTTCATGCGTCAGGCTTTAAAAGAGGCTGAAAAAGCATTTGCACTTGATGAAATACCTATTGGTGCAATTGTTGTCTGTAACGGGACCATTATTGCCCGAAGCCATAACCTTACTGAACGTCTAAATGATGTAACTGCTCATGCCGAGATGCAAGCAATTACAGCCGCTGCTGATTACATGGGTGGAAAATACTTACCTGAATGCACCATGTACGTTACTGTAGAGCCTTGCGTAATGTGTGCAGGGGCATTGACCTGGTCTCAAATTGGAAGAATCGTGTACGGGGCATCCGACAACCGCAAAGGATATACTCATTTACAAAACTTTTCACTACATCCCAAAACAGAAGTCAGCAAAGGAATTTTGGAAAATGAATGCGGAAAACTAATGAAGGATTTTTTTAAGAAAAAAAGATCATAA
- the deoC gene encoding deoxyribose-phosphate aldolase — translation MLTTPIDFNTTIPIDQVGVEERVARLNTRSIKASSKVSGLKLALNMIDLTTLEGKDTTGKVQQMCYKAAHMHDSYPDLPTVAAVCVYPTFVKVAKAALQGTGIKVASVATAFPSGQSLRSVKLEDTKFAVDSGADEVDMVISRGQFLAGEYNYVYDEIAAIKEACGSARLKVILETGELSTLDNVRKASDIAMHAGADFIKTSTGKISPAATQPVTLVMLEAIRDFYELTGKMVGMKPAGGISTAKGALQYLVMVRETLGQAWLTNHWFRFGASSLANDILMQLEKERSGVYQGKDYFSID, via the coding sequence ATGCTTACAACACCAATTGATTTTAATACTACTATTCCGATTGACCAAGTTGGAGTAGAGGAGAGGGTGGCACGATTAAATACCCGTAGTATCAAGGCTTCTTCCAAAGTAAGTGGATTAAAGTTAGCCTTGAACATGATTGATTTAACCACTTTAGAAGGTAAGGATACCACCGGCAAAGTTCAGCAAATGTGTTACAAAGCTGCTCACATGCATGATTCTTATCCTGATTTACCTACGGTGGCTGCTGTTTGCGTTTATCCTACCTTTGTCAAAGTAGCAAAAGCGGCTTTACAAGGAACCGGTATCAAAGTTGCTTCCGTGGCTACAGCCTTTCCTTCCGGTCAAAGTTTACGGTCGGTGAAATTGGAGGATACCAAGTTTGCAGTTGATAGTGGTGCTGATGAGGTTGACATGGTTATTTCGAGGGGGCAATTCTTAGCAGGAGAATACAACTATGTTTACGATGAAATTGCTGCAATTAAGGAAGCTTGCGGAAGCGCCCGGCTTAAAGTGATATTGGAAACAGGGGAACTTTCTACCTTAGATAATGTTCGGAAAGCAAGTGATATAGCCATGCATGCCGGGGCAGACTTTATTAAAACCTCGACAGGGAAGATAAGTCCTGCAGCTACCCAACCAGTAACATTGGTGATGTTAGAAGCTATTCGTGATTTTTATGAATTAACCGGAAAAATGGTAGGAATGAAGCCTGCAGGAGGTATTAGTACTGCAAAAGGTGCGCTGCAGTATTTGGTTATGGTAAGAGAAACCTTAGGTCAGGCTTGGTTAACTAATCATTGGTTTAGGTTTGGCGCCAGCAGTTTGGCTAATGATATATTAATGCAATTAGAAAAAGAGCGTTCGGGAGTTTACCAAGGAAAGGATTATTTTTCAATTGATTAG
- a CDS encoding DUF4920 domain-containing protein has product MKKAIYLLAFPILFSCNSNPNKEVVASDFIGEKFDDSAPISLAELNEKMKSGGPVEATVTAPVSAVCQVKGCWMTLQNPGGEDVRITFKDYAFFVPKDSKGKTAIIHGKASMDTTSVEELKHFAEDDGQSKEEIEKITEPKIEMVFEASGVKLK; this is encoded by the coding sequence ATGAAAAAAGCAATTTACCTTTTAGCCTTCCCCATCCTCTTTAGTTGCAATTCTAACCCTAACAAAGAAGTAGTAGCTTCCGATTTTATTGGAGAAAAATTTGACGATTCCGCACCTATTTCTTTGGCAGAACTGAATGAAAAAATGAAATCCGGTGGACCGGTAGAGGCTACTGTTACTGCACCGGTATCAGCAGTTTGCCAAGTGAAAGGATGTTGGATGACATTACAAAATCCGGGGGGTGAAGATGTTAGAATTACCTTTAAAGATTATGCCTTTTTTGTACCTAAAGATAGTAAAGGAAAAACAGCCATTATCCATGGAAAAGCATCCATGGATACCACTTCCGTGGAAGAATTAAAACATTTTGCCGAAGATGATGGACAATCCAAAGAAGAAATAGAAAAAATTACTGAACCCAAAATTGAAATGGTTTTTGAAGCCAGCGGAGTGAAACTAAAGTAA
- a CDS encoding OsmC family protein: MKRHATAHWEGSGKEGKGTLSSQSTVLNNTQYSFSSRFEEGVGTNPEELIAAALAGCFTMKLSFVLGAKSFTPNTLDTRADLTFENGAVTGIHLKLAASVAGISNDDFQAAALEAKENCPIGKLLNTSITLEAILV; encoded by the coding sequence ATGAAAAGACATGCAACCGCCCATTGGGAAGGCAGTGGAAAAGAAGGCAAAGGCACACTTTCTTCACAAAGCACAGTATTGAACAACACCCAATATTCTTTTTCGAGCCGGTTCGAAGAAGGTGTGGGTACAAATCCAGAAGAATTAATTGCAGCAGCCTTGGCCGGTTGTTTTACCATGAAACTGAGTTTTGTACTGGGGGCGAAAAGTTTCACTCCGAATACCTTGGATACCCGGGCAGATTTAACATTTGAAAATGGGGCAGTTACTGGTATTCATTTAAAGCTGGCTGCTTCGGTTGCGGGCATTTCCAATGATGATTTTCAAGCAGCGGCTTTGGAAGCTAAAGAGAATTGTCCAATTGGCAAATTGTTAAACACTTCCATAACCTTGGAAGCTATATTGGTGTAA